In Scyliorhinus canicula chromosome 18, sScyCan1.1, whole genome shotgun sequence, a single window of DNA contains:
- the crsp7 gene encoding mediator of RNA polymerase II transcription subunit 26 isoform X1, translating into MTPTPLQIKDQLLQAIDKDANIRNMVAVLEVISSLEKYPITKEALEETRLGKLINDVRKKTKNEELAKRAKKLLRSWQKLLVEPVGQIESVPRALPTSPGSANGGAHAYKHDLPSLTTSTGAGGTKPVPDLKSKNDVHNSYSLLADKPGNRKRKAEHRDGTRGPLPKVPKANNEQQPNSTPPPSNGIRGSPENFPSPPDMTSANIHTIPGKSRPDHQTPYENDKHSKIPVNAVKPHTSSPGLVRNPSTSSLLKTAILQQHGKTDEAGVRYRPSSPRCQSFSPRTLKHEMLWKPSTTYAPKGSVSSPSQSFTGTSAQAGSDSDRTTSHLPKNNVQVPSPMSALQQATTPPLPTQAKSLHPPEIDCSLDRLGHSSNLETVGENQVQHHSAPTLQQQDSPYLSHSPNSSTSHRGESLHSHELDAAMGELSSNECASFGYDSKRSSKKKYRSRDYQVNLDGQVIDESVKPVRLKERRITFDPATGQIKPLTHKDSSRAESPVLPEPHRTTEIVQEQRVNLQSTLDQTNWKELSKNEIIQSYLSRQSCLLSSSGVQPPGGHIVEFLQHESHRYSTSTEAREVHILVPTNSPSELPGVTREIRDLDVHRIHQQHWAGVNGCMDNHGKWYDWTQGISLDPHGDQGQLHILPYVCLD; encoded by the coding sequence GAAACAAGGCTGGGGAAGCTCATCAATGATGTACGGAAGAAAACCAAGAATGAGGAGCTTGCGAAGCGCGCCAAAAAACTGCTGCGGAGTTGGCAAAAGTTGTTGGTTGAACCAGTCGGTCAAATTGAATCTGTCCCCAGGGCACTGCCGACTTCCCCTGGCTCAGCCAATGGTGGAGCTCATGCCTACAAGCATGATTTGCCATCTCTGACCACCAGCACTGGAGCAGGGGGCACAAAGCCAGTCCCAGATCTGAAAAGTAAGAATGATGTGCACAACTCATACTCTTTGCTTGCTGACAAGCCGGGCAATCGGAAACGGAAAGCAGAGCACCGCGATGGCACGAGGGGGCCACTGCCCAAAGTCCCAAAGGCCAATAATGAACAGCAGCCGAACTCTACACCACCACCTTCCAATGGAATCCGTGGCAGTCCTGAAAATTTCCCAAGTCCTccagacatgacatctgcaaacatccACACCATCCCAGGCAAAAGCAGACCAGACCATCAGACACCATATGAAAATGAcaaacacagcaagattccagtaAATGCTGTGAAACCTCATACTAGTTCTCCAGGACTTGTAAGAAACCCAAGCACTTCCTCATTGCTAAAGACTGCGATTCTTCAGCAACATGGAAAAACAGATGAAGCTGGGGTGCGTTATCGACCCAGTAGCCCCCGCTGTCAATCGTTTAGCCCAAGGACTCTTAAACATGAAATGTTGTGGAAACCCTCCACAACATATGCACCCAAGGGCTCTGTATCTAGCCCGTCCCAGAGCTTTACAGGAACGTCTGCTCAAGCAGGTTCTGATTCAGATAGGACAACATCTCACTTACCCAAGAACAATGTTCAGGTGCCATCCCCCATGTCTGCACTGCAGCAAGCCACAACACCACCTCTGCCAACGCAGGCAAAAAGCTTGCACCCGCCAGAGATTGATTGTTCATTAGATCGGCTGGGACACTCATCTAATTTAGAGACTGTTGGTGAAAACCAAGTGCAGCACCATTCTGCACCAACACTACAGCAGCAGGACTCTCCATACCTCTCTCATAGTCCTAATTCATCAACTTCACATCGTGGGGAATCCTTGCACAGTCATGAGCTGGATGCAGCAATGGGAGAGTTGTCCTCCAATGAGTGTGCCTCTTTTGGTTATGATAGTAAAAGGTCATCTAAGAAAAAATACAGGTCTAGAGACTATCAGGTGAACTTAGACGGACAAGTTATCGATGAAAGTGTGAAACCTGTACGGTTGAAAGAGCGTAGAATTACTTTCGACCCTGCAACTGGGCAGATCAAACCTTTAACGCATAAGGATTCATCTCGGGCTGAAAGCCCAGTTCTACCTGAGCCTCATCGAACCACTGAAATTGTACAGGAACAGAGGGTAAACTTGCAAAGTACTTTAGATCAAACAAACTGGAAGGAGTTATCCAAAAATGAAATTATTCAGTCATACTTATCAAGACAGAGCTGCCTTCTTTCATCCTCAGGAGTGCAGCCACCAGGAGGTCACATTGTTGAGTTCTTACAGCATGAAAGCCACAGATATAGCACTAGCACAGAGGCCCGTGAGGTCCACATATTAGTACCTACCAACTCTCCCTCAGAACTTCCTGGGGTCACTAGAGAGATCAGAGACTTGGATGTTCACCGAATACACCAGCAACATTGGGCAGGTGTGAACGGTTGCATGGACAACCATGGTAAATGGTATGATTGGACGCAGGGCATATCTTTGGACCCTCATGGTGATCAGGGACAATTGCACATACTGCCATACGTCTGTCTAGACTGA
- the crsp7 gene encoding mediator of RNA polymerase II transcription subunit 26 isoform X2, translating into MSALETRLGKLINDVRKKTKNEELAKRAKKLLRSWQKLLVEPVGQIESVPRALPTSPGSANGGAHAYKHDLPSLTTSTGAGGTKPVPDLKSKNDVHNSYSLLADKPGNRKRKAEHRDGTRGPLPKVPKANNEQQPNSTPPPSNGIRGSPENFPSPPDMTSANIHTIPGKSRPDHQTPYENDKHSKIPVNAVKPHTSSPGLVRNPSTSSLLKTAILQQHGKTDEAGVRYRPSSPRCQSFSPRTLKHEMLWKPSTTYAPKGSVSSPSQSFTGTSAQAGSDSDRTTSHLPKNNVQVPSPMSALQQATTPPLPTQAKSLHPPEIDCSLDRLGHSSNLETVGENQVQHHSAPTLQQQDSPYLSHSPNSSTSHRGESLHSHELDAAMGELSSNECASFGYDSKRSSKKKYRSRDYQVNLDGQVIDESVKPVRLKERRITFDPATGQIKPLTHKDSSRAESPVLPEPHRTTEIVQEQRVNLQSTLDQTNWKELSKNEIIQSYLSRQSCLLSSSGVQPPGGHIVEFLQHESHRYSTSTEAREVHILVPTNSPSELPGVTREIRDLDVHRIHQQHWAGVNGCMDNHGKWYDWTQGISLDPHGDQGQLHILPYVCLD; encoded by the exons ATGTCAGCATTG GAAACAAGGCTGGGGAAGCTCATCAATGATGTACGGAAGAAAACCAAGAATGAGGAGCTTGCGAAGCGCGCCAAAAAACTGCTGCGGAGTTGGCAAAAGTTGTTGGTTGAACCAGTCGGTCAAATTGAATCTGTCCCCAGGGCACTGCCGACTTCCCCTGGCTCAGCCAATGGTGGAGCTCATGCCTACAAGCATGATTTGCCATCTCTGACCACCAGCACTGGAGCAGGGGGCACAAAGCCAGTCCCAGATCTGAAAAGTAAGAATGATGTGCACAACTCATACTCTTTGCTTGCTGACAAGCCGGGCAATCGGAAACGGAAAGCAGAGCACCGCGATGGCACGAGGGGGCCACTGCCCAAAGTCCCAAAGGCCAATAATGAACAGCAGCCGAACTCTACACCACCACCTTCCAATGGAATCCGTGGCAGTCCTGAAAATTTCCCAAGTCCTccagacatgacatctgcaaacatccACACCATCCCAGGCAAAAGCAGACCAGACCATCAGACACCATATGAAAATGAcaaacacagcaagattccagtaAATGCTGTGAAACCTCATACTAGTTCTCCAGGACTTGTAAGAAACCCAAGCACTTCCTCATTGCTAAAGACTGCGATTCTTCAGCAACATGGAAAAACAGATGAAGCTGGGGTGCGTTATCGACCCAGTAGCCCCCGCTGTCAATCGTTTAGCCCAAGGACTCTTAAACATGAAATGTTGTGGAAACCCTCCACAACATATGCACCCAAGGGCTCTGTATCTAGCCCGTCCCAGAGCTTTACAGGAACGTCTGCTCAAGCAGGTTCTGATTCAGATAGGACAACATCTCACTTACCCAAGAACAATGTTCAGGTGCCATCCCCCATGTCTGCACTGCAGCAAGCCACAACACCACCTCTGCCAACGCAGGCAAAAAGCTTGCACCCGCCAGAGATTGATTGTTCATTAGATCGGCTGGGACACTCATCTAATTTAGAGACTGTTGGTGAAAACCAAGTGCAGCACCATTCTGCACCAACACTACAGCAGCAGGACTCTCCATACCTCTCTCATAGTCCTAATTCATCAACTTCACATCGTGGGGAATCCTTGCACAGTCATGAGCTGGATGCAGCAATGGGAGAGTTGTCCTCCAATGAGTGTGCCTCTTTTGGTTATGATAGTAAAAGGTCATCTAAGAAAAAATACAGGTCTAGAGACTATCAGGTGAACTTAGACGGACAAGTTATCGATGAAAGTGTGAAACCTGTACGGTTGAAAGAGCGTAGAATTACTTTCGACCCTGCAACTGGGCAGATCAAACCTTTAACGCATAAGGATTCATCTCGGGCTGAAAGCCCAGTTCTACCTGAGCCTCATCGAACCACTGAAATTGTACAGGAACAGAGGGTAAACTTGCAAAGTACTTTAGATCAAACAAACTGGAAGGAGTTATCCAAAAATGAAATTATTCAGTCATACTTATCAAGACAGAGCTGCCTTCTTTCATCCTCAGGAGTGCAGCCACCAGGAGGTCACATTGTTGAGTTCTTACAGCATGAAAGCCACAGATATAGCACTAGCACAGAGGCCCGTGAGGTCCACATATTAGTACCTACCAACTCTCCCTCAGAACTTCCTGGGGTCACTAGAGAGATCAGAGACTTGGATGTTCACCGAATACACCAGCAACATTGGGCAGGTGTGAACGGTTGCATGGACAACCATGGTAAATGGTATGATTGGACGCAGGGCATATCTTTGGACCCTCATGGTGATCAGGGACAATTGCACATACTGCCATACGTCTGTCTAGACTGA